A genome region from Gemmatimonadota bacterium includes the following:
- a CDS encoding M55 family metallopeptidase, which translates to MQPRHHLLLTCAGALVALGCAGNAPPGAAPRASTSGGVTLSSPRPARNGALRVLVYHDMEGLAGQDDYRTFNYSHPEYYAKGQGYLVADINAVVDGLFAGGATSVEIIDAHGSGNPNPDVDRARLDKRATQLTRNAPFRHYVDVVAPDTYDAIVAVGMHAKTGSKGFASHTVTIGMGLSMNGHAITETEIVAYSWGRVGVPVIFVSGDDRLQRDLATMPWLQYVVTKRATSASTVELRNVAEVHAEMRAKAAAAVRALASAKTMRANEPVRAALKVVRPASLAMLRGVPGVALSADGDEVTFEANDFQGAYDGLNALIGVARLAYPTTTNEVVREHRDSTLIARLQRERLMERWFDVESERWHPPAPTAPTPGRKYYGAQ; encoded by the coding sequence ATGCAACCTCGTCATCACCTGCTGCTCACGTGCGCCGGCGCCCTCGTCGCCCTCGGATGCGCCGGCAACGCACCGCCCGGTGCCGCGCCACGCGCGTCGACGTCGGGTGGTGTCACGCTCTCGTCCCCTCGCCCTGCGCGCAACGGCGCGCTGCGCGTCCTCGTCTACCACGACATGGAAGGACTCGCGGGGCAGGACGACTATCGCACCTTCAACTACTCGCACCCCGAGTACTACGCCAAGGGACAGGGGTACCTGGTCGCCGACATCAACGCGGTGGTCGATGGGCTCTTTGCCGGCGGCGCCACCAGCGTGGAGATCATCGACGCGCACGGGAGCGGGAACCCGAATCCCGATGTCGATCGCGCTCGGCTCGACAAGCGCGCGACGCAACTCACGCGCAACGCGCCGTTCCGGCACTACGTCGATGTCGTCGCCCCCGACACGTACGACGCCATCGTCGCCGTGGGGATGCACGCCAAGACGGGGAGCAAGGGGTTCGCCTCGCACACCGTCACGATCGGGATGGGGCTGTCGATGAACGGGCACGCGATCACCGAGACGGAGATTGTCGCGTATTCGTGGGGGCGCGTCGGCGTCCCGGTGATCTTCGTCTCCGGCGACGACCGGCTGCAACGCGACCTGGCGACGATGCCCTGGCTGCAATACGTCGTGACCAAGCGGGCCACGAGCGCCAGTACGGTCGAGCTGCGCAACGTCGCCGAGGTGCACGCCGAGATGCGCGCCAAGGCGGCGGCCGCGGTGCGCGCGCTGGCCAGTGCCAAGACGATGCGCGCCAACGAACCGGTGCGCGCGGCGCTCAAGGTCGTGCGCCCAGCGAGCCTCGCCATGTTGCGCGGCGTCCCCGGCGTCGCCCTCTCCGCGGACGGCGACGAAGTCACCTTCGAGGCGAACGACTTCCAGGGAGCCTACGATGGGCTCAACGCCCTCATCGGCGTCGCGCGCCTGGCCTATCCCACCACCACCAACGAGGTGGTGCGCGAACACCGCGACAGCACGCTCATCGCCCGGCTGCAGCGCGAGCGCCTGATGGAGCGCTGGTTCGACGTGGAGAGCGAACGTTGGCACCCCCCCGCTCCCACGGCGCCCACCCCCGGACGGAAGTACTACGGCGCGCAGTAG
- a CDS encoding M20/M25/M40 family metallo-hydrolase — MPRLRPAAFALAFLSAAASVGAQSFPTNDPVIRRLWDEGMTSKSQVARLAQVLTDSIGPRLSGSPAFLGATDWVSARYAEWGIPARKERYGTWRGWRRRYTHIDLIAPRERTLEGMILAWSPGTTKPVEGDVVVIPELADSNAVKAWLPSVKGKFVLLSAPEPTCRPDENWERLARPASVLAMKAARDSSKRAWNQRAQRLGPNAFALLDGSGAAGVVTSLWSAGWGVNKVFSASTRTVPVMDVSCEDYGLLHRLAANNQGPRLRLDARAEQLPESPMFNVVAELKGTEKPDEYVLLGAHLDSWDGASGATDNGTGTVMMMEAMRLLKAAYPNPKRTILVGHWGAEEQGLIGSRAFAEDHKEVVDGLQAAFNQDNGTWRVEYIRMMGLTGAASHFGRWLSVIPTEIEGLIDLDIPGVPETGGSDHMSFLCAGAPSFRLQSNYPDYRQYTWHTNRDTYDKVIIDDLKNNATLAAMLAYQASEDPERVARDKRVMTTPSGTTTPWPRCSTPPRSTPQR; from the coding sequence GTGCCTCGCTTGCGCCCGGCCGCCTTCGCCCTCGCCTTCCTCAGCGCTGCCGCATCGGTCGGCGCCCAGTCGTTTCCCACCAACGATCCCGTCATCCGACGCCTGTGGGATGAGGGGATGACGAGCAAGTCGCAGGTCGCGCGGTTGGCGCAGGTGCTCACTGACTCCATCGGCCCTCGCCTCTCAGGTTCACCCGCCTTCCTCGGCGCGACCGACTGGGTCTCGGCCCGCTACGCCGAGTGGGGAATCCCGGCGCGCAAGGAACGCTACGGCACCTGGCGTGGCTGGCGTCGCCGTTACACCCACATCGACCTCATCGCCCCGCGTGAGCGCACACTCGAGGGGATGATCCTGGCCTGGAGCCCGGGGACGACCAAGCCGGTGGAAGGGGACGTCGTCGTGATCCCTGAACTCGCCGACAGCAACGCCGTCAAAGCCTGGCTACCGAGCGTGAAGGGGAAGTTCGTCCTCCTCTCGGCACCCGAGCCCACCTGCCGTCCGGACGAAAACTGGGAGCGCCTGGCGCGACCGGCGTCGGTGCTGGCGATGAAGGCCGCGCGCGATTCGTCCAAGCGCGCGTGGAACCAGCGCGCGCAGCGCCTCGGCCCTAACGCCTTCGCGCTCCTGGATGGCAGCGGGGCGGCGGGGGTCGTCACGTCGCTCTGGTCGGCCGGTTGGGGGGTCAACAAGGTCTTCAGCGCCAGCACACGCACCGTCCCCGTGATGGACGTGAGCTGCGAGGACTACGGCCTGCTCCATCGCCTGGCGGCCAACAATCAGGGACCGCGCCTGCGCCTCGACGCACGCGCCGAGCAGCTCCCCGAGTCGCCGATGTTCAACGTGGTGGCCGAGCTCAAGGGGACGGAGAAGCCGGACGAGTACGTCTTGTTAGGCGCGCACCTCGACTCGTGGGACGGCGCGTCGGGCGCCACCGACAACGGGACGGGGACGGTGATGATGATGGAAGCGATGCGGCTGCTCAAGGCGGCGTATCCCAATCCCAAGCGCACCATCCTCGTGGGGCACTGGGGGGCCGAGGAGCAGGGACTCATCGGGTCGCGCGCCTTTGCCGAGGACCACAAGGAAGTGGTCGATGGTCTGCAGGCGGCCTTCAACCAGGACAACGGCACCTGGCGGGTGGAGTACATCCGCATGATGGGGCTCACCGGCGCCGCGTCGCACTTCGGGCGCTGGCTCAGTGTCATTCCCACGGAGATCGAAGGGCTCATCGACCTCGACATCCCCGGCGTCCCCGAGACCGGCGGGAGCGACCACATGTCGTTCCTGTGCGCGGGGGCACCGTCCTTCCGCCTGCAGTCGAACTATCCTGACTATCGCCAGTACACCTGGCACACCAACCGCGACACGTACGACAAGGTCATCATCGACGACCTGAAGAACAACGCGACGCTGGCGGCGATGCTGGCGTACCAGGCGTCGGAGGATCCGGAGCGCGTGGCGCGCGACAAGCGGGTGATGACGACGCCGAGCGGGACGACGACCCCGTGGCCGCGCTGCTCCACCCCGCCGCGCAGCACGCCGCAGCGTTAG
- the mmuM gene encoding homocysteine S-methyltransferase: MDRARLVIDGGMATELAERGFDLSDHLWSARLLADAPEAIEAVHLDYFEAGADVAITASYQASYEGFAERGLDADETTRLLQRSVALADTARSRYLARRPAGTRRPLVAASVGPYGATLHDGSEYRGDDGLREEELIDFHRARFAVLAGAAPDLLACETIPSLREARALVRLLREHPTARAWLSFSCRDGAHTSAGDPLVACAAMLDAEPQVVAMGVNCVPPTLVGEAVRALASVSHKPILAYPNSGEQWNAVRRCWEGAATRFTAHVPEWLAAGASWIGGCCRTTPADIRRLRTLVDA; the protein is encoded by the coding sequence ATGGATCGCGCGCGCCTGGTGATCGACGGTGGGATGGCGACGGAGCTCGCCGAGCGTGGCTTTGACCTGTCCGATCACCTCTGGTCGGCTCGGCTGCTGGCCGACGCGCCGGAGGCGATCGAGGCGGTGCACCTCGACTACTTCGAGGCGGGGGCCGACGTCGCCATCACGGCCAGCTACCAGGCGAGCTACGAGGGGTTTGCCGAGCGTGGACTGGACGCGGACGAGACCACCCGCCTGCTGCAACGTTCCGTCGCACTCGCCGACACGGCGCGCTCCCGCTACCTGGCGCGGCGTCCCGCCGGGACGCGGCGGCCGCTGGTGGCCGCGTCGGTCGGGCCGTACGGTGCCACACTCCACGATGGCTCGGAGTACCGCGGCGACGACGGGCTGCGTGAGGAAGAGCTGATCGACTTCCACCGCGCGCGCTTCGCCGTGCTGGCGGGGGCGGCCCCCGACCTGCTGGCCTGCGAGACGATCCCGTCGCTCCGCGAGGCGCGGGCGCTGGTGCGCCTGCTGCGCGAGCATCCCACCGCGCGCGCCTGGCTCTCGTTCAGCTGTCGCGACGGCGCGCACACATCGGCGGGTGACCCCCTCGTGGCGTGCGCCGCGATGCTCGACGCCGAGCCGCAAGTGGTGGCGATGGGGGTGAACTGCGTCCCCCCGACACTGGTGGGCGAGGCGGTGCGCGCCCTTGCCTCCGTCAGCCACAAGCCGATTCTGGCCTATCCCAACTCGGGGGAGCAGTGGAACGCGGTGCGGCGGTGCTGGGAAGGGGCGGCCACCCGCTTCACGGCGCACGTCCCCGAGTGGCTGGCCGCCGGGGCGTCGTGGATTGGCGGGTGCTGCCGCACGACGCCCGCCGATATCCGCCGCCTGCGCACCCTCGTCGACGCCTAA
- a CDS encoding metallophosphoesterase family protein — protein MRIAALFDIHGNLPALEAVLHDVRQAGVDLVVVGGDVLPGPMPHESLGVLRALALPVRCIRGNGDRIVMESRAGEESPEVPAAFREVVRWNAAQLTPSDVAFVSDWPVTFRQYVAGVGDVLFCHATPRSDTENFTRLTPEAHILPAFGGVAADVIVCGHTHMQFDRTIGAHRVVNAGSVGMPFGAPGAYWLLLGARVELRHTSYDLDAAADRIVATAYPQAQHFAEQNVRHQPTEQAMLAALS, from the coding sequence ATGCGCATCGCTGCCCTCTTCGACATTCACGGCAACCTCCCCGCCCTCGAGGCGGTGCTCCACGACGTGCGGCAAGCGGGGGTCGACCTCGTGGTGGTGGGCGGCGACGTGCTCCCGGGGCCCATGCCGCACGAGTCGCTGGGCGTGCTGCGCGCGCTCGCGCTCCCCGTGCGGTGCATCCGCGGCAACGGCGATCGGATCGTCATGGAATCGCGGGCCGGTGAGGAGTCGCCTGAGGTCCCGGCCGCGTTTCGCGAGGTGGTGCGCTGGAACGCGGCGCAGCTCACGCCGTCGGACGTGGCTTTCGTGTCCGACTGGCCCGTCACGTTTCGCCAGTACGTCGCAGGCGTTGGCGACGTGCTGTTCTGCCACGCAACGCCGCGCAGCGACACGGAGAACTTCACCCGCCTCACGCCCGAGGCGCACATTCTTCCGGCCTTCGGCGGCGTCGCCGCAGACGTCATCGTGTGCGGGCACACGCACATGCAATTCGATCGCACCATCGGCGCTCACCGGGTCGTCAACGCGGGAAGCGTCGGCATGCCCTTCGGCGCGCCGGGCGCCTACTGGCTGCTGCTGGGCGCGCGCGTCGAGCTACGCCACACGTCGTACGACCTGGACGCGGCCGCCGACCGCATCGTGGCGACGGCGTATCCACAGGCGCAGCACTTCGCCGAGCAGAACGTGCGGCATCAGCCCACCGAGCAGGCGATGCTCGCCGCGCTGTCCTGA
- a CDS encoding sigma-70 family RNA polymerase sigma factor translates to MTTIATPFTPDSLELHRTALTGHCYRMLGSVVDADDAVQETMFRAWKALERFDGRASMKTWLYRIATNVCLDALADRPRRARPLEEGPVGTVDDELHERPRTHWLEPIPDARALPADSDPAEDAVLRESIHLAFVAALQHLPAKQRAVLLLTQVLGWSAAEVAESLATTVPAVNSALQRARATLAERNVAPVPARLNDEQRALVARYVDAFERYDVQALTMLLHEDATMSMPPYTLWLQGHDSIGNWLSGRGAGCRGSRLVPTAACGAPAFGQYRHGGKEPWALVVLDIVDDKIVNMTYFLDTATLFPKFGLPMQLPDE, encoded by the coding sequence ATGACGACGATCGCGACCCCCTTCACGCCCGACAGTCTCGAACTCCATCGCACGGCGCTCACGGGCCACTGCTACCGCATGCTCGGCTCCGTGGTCGATGCCGACGACGCGGTGCAGGAGACGATGTTCCGCGCCTGGAAGGCGCTCGAACGGTTCGACGGACGTGCCTCGATGAAGACCTGGCTCTATCGCATCGCCACCAACGTGTGTCTCGACGCGCTCGCCGATCGCCCGCGCCGCGCCCGCCCGCTGGAGGAGGGGCCGGTCGGCACGGTCGACGACGAACTGCACGAGCGTCCGCGCACGCACTGGCTCGAGCCGATCCCCGACGCCAGGGCGCTCCCGGCCGATAGCGATCCGGCCGAGGACGCGGTGCTGCGCGAGAGCATCCATCTCGCCTTCGTTGCGGCTTTGCAGCACCTCCCGGCGAAGCAGCGCGCCGTCCTGCTGCTCACGCAGGTGCTGGGGTGGTCGGCGGCGGAAGTGGCCGAGAGCCTGGCGACGACGGTGCCGGCGGTGAATAGCGCGCTGCAGCGGGCGCGCGCCACGTTGGCCGAGCGCAACGTGGCCCCCGTGCCGGCACGCCTCAACGATGAACAGCGGGCCCTCGTGGCGCGCTACGTCGATGCCTTCGAGCGCTATGACGTGCAGGCGCTGACCATGCTCCTGCACGAGGACGCCACCATGTCGATGCCGCCCTACACGCTCTGGCTGCAGGGGCACGACTCCATCGGCAACTGGCTCTCGGGGCGTGGGGCGGGGTGCCGCGGGTCGCGACTGGTCCCCACCGCGGCGTGTGGCGCACCGGCCTTCGGGCAGTACCGCCACGGCGGCAAGGAGCCGTGGGCCCTCGTCGTCCTCGACATCGTGGACGACAAGATCGTGAACATGACCTACTTCCTCGACACCGCGACGCTCTTCCCCAAGTTCGGGCTGCCGATGCAGCTGCCGGACGAGTGA
- a CDS encoding alpha/beta hydrolase, whose protein sequence is MPRLLRALAVLVALVIAGGAAAWVVKNPEQVLLDDATRAGAPGRFVRLSDGATHYEVAGPDTGRVVVLVHGFSVPMYIWDSTFMALSAAGYRTVRYDVFGRGWSDRPDGAYDGPMFDRQLDELLDSLHVTGPVDLMGLSYGGFVTGHYTAGHRERVRTLTLVDPVATSSPMPSIITTPLLGTWLWQVTRVPGMADNQASDFLHPQDFPGWADRYRPQMRFKGFGRALLRSAVTASNTNFDSLYAGVARTGVPVLLIWGRQDQTVTFDKSEVVRRAIPSLVFFPVDSAGHLPHLEQTALVNARLFDFLAAHPVQR, encoded by the coding sequence ATGCCCCGCCTGCTTCGCGCGCTCGCCGTACTCGTCGCCCTCGTCATCGCCGGTGGCGCGGCCGCCTGGGTGGTGAAGAACCCCGAACAGGTGCTGCTCGACGACGCGACGCGCGCCGGGGCGCCGGGGCGCTTCGTTCGACTCTCGGACGGAGCCACGCACTACGAGGTCGCCGGTCCCGACACGGGGCGCGTCGTGGTGCTGGTGCACGGCTTCTCCGTCCCGATGTACATCTGGGACTCGACCTTCATGGCGCTCAGCGCGGCCGGGTACCGAACGGTGCGCTATGACGTGTTCGGGCGCGGCTGGTCCGATCGTCCCGATGGCGCCTACGACGGCCCGATGTTCGACCGGCAGCTCGACGAGCTGCTCGACTCGTTGCACGTGACGGGGCCGGTCGACTTGATGGGGCTGTCGTACGGCGGCTTCGTCACCGGGCACTACACGGCGGGGCATCGGGAACGCGTCCGCACCCTGACCCTGGTCGACCCGGTGGCGACCAGTTCACCGATGCCGTCGATCATCACGACGCCCCTCCTGGGAACGTGGCTCTGGCAGGTGACGCGCGTCCCCGGGATGGCCGACAACCAGGCGTCGGACTTCCTGCACCCGCAGGACTTTCCCGGCTGGGCCGATCGCTATCGCCCGCAGATGCGCTTCAAGGGGTTCGGGCGCGCCCTCCTGCGATCGGCCGTCACCGCCTCGAACACCAACTTCGACTCGCTCTACGCCGGCGTGGCCCGCACTGGCGTCCCCGTGCTCCTGATCTGGGGGCGTCAGGACCAGACCGTGACGTTCGACAAGTCGGAGGTCGTGCGCCGCGCCATCCCCTCGCTCGTCTTCTTCCCGGTCGACTCGGCCGGTCACCTCCCGCACCTCGAGCAGACGGCGTTGGTGAACGCCCGCCTGTTCGACTTCCTGGCGGCGCACCCGGTGCAGCGTTAG
- a CDS encoding NAD(P)-binding protein, whose protein sequence is MNDDGVTRRDFLNGVSVALGASLLAPWADLIAQGWDPGSDYYPPARTGLRGTHEGAWETMHARVQGKTWRAGAPEEQYDLVIVGGGISGLASAHLYRKQRPNARILILDNHDDFGGHAKRNEFSIDGQTRIGYGGTESIDTPSAYTAIAKETLVDIGIDTAKFYEAYDQTLYAKLGLSKSILFDQENFGERKLVLGYGKVSWEEFARNAPLNDQARADFIRVQTETRDYLPGLTREEKYAKLRTVSYETWLRDYCKVDPQLLELYRKFGISFWCVGIDEIPCTSIHEYDGGMPGLDHTLPRYGSRGNEPYIFHFPDGNASVARLLVRKLIPAAMPGSTMEDVVTARADYSQLDRKGSAVRLRLNSTAVHVRHTASRNAVDVTYVHDARAHTVRARRVIMACYNMAIPHLCPELPAAQQHGLRYGVKVPLTYTKVLIPNWRAFAQLGTDFVYYTKDFFKQVELDYPVSLGSYKRSQTPDEPMVLHMCYVHHDGKSKGPEQWRDGRRRLMETSFAQFEGHVRDQLDAALKGGGFDAGRDIKAITVNRWPHGYAYSPELLWEPAYASEAEKPWVIGRQRYGRIAIANSDAGAKADTNSAITQAWRAVQESLA, encoded by the coding sequence ATGAACGACGACGGCGTCACGCGCCGCGACTTTCTGAATGGCGTGAGCGTTGCGCTGGGGGCCTCGCTCCTGGCGCCGTGGGCCGATCTCATCGCGCAGGGGTGGGACCCGGGGAGCGACTACTACCCACCGGCGCGGACGGGGCTGCGCGGGACGCACGAGGGGGCGTGGGAGACGATGCACGCCCGCGTGCAGGGGAAGACTTGGCGCGCCGGGGCCCCCGAGGAGCAGTACGACCTCGTGATCGTCGGCGGCGGCATCAGCGGCCTCGCCTCGGCGCACCTCTATCGCAAGCAGCGCCCCAACGCGCGCATCCTCATCCTCGACAACCACGACGACTTTGGCGGACACGCCAAGCGCAACGAGTTCTCGATCGATGGGCAGACGCGCATCGGCTATGGCGGAACCGAGTCGATCGATACGCCGTCGGCGTACACGGCGATCGCCAAGGAGACGCTCGTCGACATCGGGATCGACACGGCGAAGTTCTACGAAGCGTACGACCAGACGCTGTACGCCAAGCTCGGTCTCTCCAAGTCGATTCTGTTCGACCAGGAGAACTTCGGGGAGCGCAAGCTGGTGCTGGGGTACGGGAAGGTGTCGTGGGAGGAGTTTGCGCGAAACGCCCCGCTCAACGACCAGGCGCGCGCCGACTTCATTCGCGTGCAGACCGAGACCCGGGACTACCTCCCTGGGCTCACGCGGGAGGAGAAGTACGCCAAGCTGCGCACCGTGAGCTACGAAACCTGGCTCCGCGACTACTGCAAGGTCGACCCACAGCTGCTCGAGCTGTACCGCAAGTTCGGGATCAGCTTCTGGTGTGTAGGGATCGACGAGATCCCGTGCACGTCCATTCATGAGTATGACGGCGGGATGCCGGGGCTCGATCATACGCTGCCGCGCTACGGCTCGCGCGGCAACGAGCCGTACATCTTCCACTTCCCCGACGGCAACGCCTCGGTGGCACGCCTGCTGGTACGCAAGCTCATTCCGGCCGCGATGCCGGGATCGACGATGGAAGACGTGGTGACGGCGCGCGCCGACTACTCGCAGCTCGACCGGAAGGGTTCGGCGGTGCGCCTGCGCCTCAACAGCACCGCCGTCCACGTGCGGCATACCGCCAGCCGCAATGCGGTGGACGTCACGTATGTCCACGACGCGCGAGCGCACACGGTGCGTGCGCGGCGCGTGATCATGGCCTGCTACAACATGGCCATCCCCCACCTGTGCCCCGAACTTCCAGCGGCGCAGCAACATGGGCTGCGCTACGGCGTGAAGGTCCCGCTCACCTACACCAAGGTCCTCATCCCCAACTGGCGCGCCTTCGCGCAGCTCGGCACCGACTTCGTGTACTACACCAAGGACTTCTTCAAGCAGGTCGAGCTCGACTATCCCGTCTCACTCGGCAGCTACAAGCGCTCGCAGACGCCTGACGAGCCCATGGTGCTGCACATGTGCTACGTGCACCACGACGGAAAGTCGAAGGGGCCCGAGCAGTGGCGCGACGGAAGGCGCCGCCTGATGGAAACGTCCTTTGCGCAGTTCGAGGGACACGTGCGCGACCAGCTCGACGCCGCGCTCAAGGGCGGGGGGTTCGACGCCGGGCGCGACATCAAGGCCATCACGGTGAACCGGTGGCCGCACGGCTATGCCTACTCGCCGGAGCTCTTGTGGGAGCCAGCGTACGCCAGCGAGGCGGAGAAGCCGTGGGTGATCGGTCGCCAGCGGTACGGGCGCATCGCCATCGCCAACTCCGATGCGGGGGCCAAGGCCGACACCAACTCGGCCATCACGCAGGCGTGGCGCGCGGTGCAGGAGTCGCTGGCCTAA